Proteins encoded within one genomic window of Dyadobacter chenhuakuii:
- a CDS encoding PqqD family protein: protein MNKYQLTSDQISSKVAGETVILNHSKGAYYGLNEVGMLVWDNLEKGPQTIDSLCDAVISEYEIDAETCKNDIDFLLKDLISEKLVEVTN from the coding sequence ATGAATAAATACCAACTTACCTCAGACCAGATTAGCTCCAAAGTAGCCGGCGAAACAGTCATACTCAATCACAGCAAAGGTGCTTATTACGGACTGAATGAAGTAGGAATGCTTGTCTGGGATAATCTGGAAAAAGGCCCGCAAACCATTGATTCTCTTTGTGATGCAGTGATCAGCGAATATGAGATTGATGCTGAAACTTGTAAAAATGACATAGATTTTTTGCTGAAAGACCTTATTTCTGAAAAACTGGTGGAGGTAACTAATTAG
- a CDS encoding glycerate kinase: MNILVAPDKFRGSLEAIDVCRAIEAGILLAYPDANVTTIPLADGGEGTAQILTRQARGKTIRIEVSDPLGRSITASYGLSGDGQTAYIEMAAASGLALLSQEERNPLLTSTYGTGQLIKDALDRGVQQIILGIGGSATTDGGMGMAEALGYHFYDKNNVQLPAKGESMHEVARIADPEMDRRLNAVSITVACDVTNPLYGPNGAAHIYGPQKGADPEMVELLDNGLKNLSEIASKTFEKNISNHPGAGAAGGLGAGCLWFLNAVLKDGVSIVIEQTHIAERIKDADLVITGEGKVDEQTLAGKVVKGLADFCSINQVPLAVVCGTLQITPEQVRDAGITYAVSVLNRPMDLNQAQADAFELVKDATFHLVRLFFSNR, translated from the coding sequence GTGAACATTCTAGTTGCGCCTGACAAATTTCGCGGCTCTCTTGAAGCAATTGACGTTTGCAGGGCGATCGAAGCGGGTATTTTACTTGCTTACCCCGATGCGAATGTCACAACCATCCCGCTAGCTGATGGCGGCGAGGGAACAGCGCAAATCCTGACACGCCAAGCACGAGGTAAAACTATCCGCATTGAAGTAAGTGATCCGTTAGGGCGTTCAATTACAGCTTCTTACGGCCTGTCCGGTGACGGGCAAACTGCCTATATTGAAATGGCGGCTGCGTCTGGTTTGGCATTGCTGTCTCAGGAAGAGCGCAATCCGCTGCTAACCAGCACATACGGGACCGGCCAACTCATTAAAGATGCCTTGGACCGGGGTGTTCAGCAAATTATTCTAGGCATAGGCGGAAGCGCTACGACCGACGGCGGTATGGGCATGGCGGAAGCATTGGGCTATCATTTTTATGATAAAAACAATGTGCAATTGCCTGCAAAAGGTGAATCGATGCATGAGGTCGCGCGTATTGCCGATCCCGAAATGGATCGCCGTTTAAACGCAGTTTCCATCACCGTTGCCTGCGATGTTACCAACCCGCTTTACGGGCCAAATGGCGCTGCACACATTTACGGTCCGCAAAAAGGTGCCGATCCCGAAATGGTCGAATTGCTCGACAATGGCTTGAAAAATTTAAGTGAAATCGCTTCAAAAACTTTTGAAAAAAACATTAGTAACCATCCGGGCGCAGGTGCTGCGGGTGGCTTAGGTGCAGGTTGTCTCTGGTTTTTAAATGCAGTTTTGAAAGACGGCGTGAGCATTGTTATTGAGCAAACGCACATTGCAGAGCGCATTAAAGATGCCGATCTGGTTATCACCGGCGAGGGTAAGGTCGACGAGCAGACATTGGCAGGTAAAGTTGTCAAAGGACTGGCCGATTTTTGCAGCATAAACCAGGTTCCGCTGGCTGTGGTTTGCGGCACTTTGCAGATTACACCCGAGCAAGTGCGTGATGCTGGCATAACTTATGCAGTGTCCGTTTTGAACCGGCCTATGGATCTTAACCAGGCCCAGGCAGATGCTTTTGAGTTGGTTAAGGACGCAACTTTTCATCTTGTGCGGTTGTTTTTTTCAAATAGATAA
- a CDS encoding BaiN/RdsA family NAD(P)/FAD-dependent oxidoreductase encodes MMNRSAMQIVIVGGGASGFMAAITAAEENPDAKIVILEKNKTVLNKVRVSGGGRCNVTHNPSDLRFFIKNYPRGEKLLRKMLHHFDAKDTVSWFENKGVKLKTEPDGRMFPVTDSSQTIIECMIRTARNLNIEIRTGTSVQSFSKITGEGREGFSVQLNDDEKLYADKLLIATGGYPKASGFDWLQTHDHTIINPLPSLFTFNTPGNYLLPLAGVSVQDALVKISGTKHEWQGPLLITHWGFSGPAVLKLSAWGARDLAEKDYNFICKINWAPQMNEQQVREFLMGEKAKTPKQQISSHARLGIPARLWKAFVAKSEIPDELRWSDATNKALNRLTELLTNSQFDVKGKTTFKEEFVTCGGISLNDIDHETLESKAVPGLYFAGEVLDIDGITGGFNFQNAWTTGYIAGKNLAGHSTLSAIASK; translated from the coding sequence ATGATGAATAGAAGTGCTATGCAGATTGTCATTGTGGGTGGAGGCGCCTCCGGGTTTATGGCTGCTATAACGGCAGCAGAAGAGAACCCGGACGCGAAAATTGTGATTTTGGAGAAGAATAAGACGGTTTTGAACAAAGTCCGGGTGTCGGGCGGTGGCCGCTGCAATGTGACGCATAACCCGTCCGATCTGCGTTTTTTTATTAAAAATTATCCCCGTGGTGAAAAGTTGCTTCGGAAAATGCTGCATCATTTCGATGCGAAGGACACCGTCAGTTGGTTTGAGAATAAGGGTGTAAAATTGAAGACCGAGCCCGATGGCAGAATGTTCCCGGTTACAGATTCTTCACAAACGATTATTGAATGCATGATCAGAACGGCTCGTAACCTCAACATTGAGATCAGAACGGGCACGTCTGTTCAGTCATTTTCTAAAATTACAGGGGAAGGCCGGGAAGGTTTTTCGGTTCAGCTAAATGATGATGAAAAACTTTATGCGGATAAACTGCTGATTGCAACCGGCGGCTATCCGAAGGCGAGCGGATTTGATTGGCTTCAAACGCATGATCACACGATCATTAACCCGCTTCCATCTCTTTTTACATTTAACACGCCCGGCAATTATCTTCTGCCGCTGGCCGGTGTCTCAGTTCAGGATGCTCTTGTGAAAATTTCGGGAACCAAACATGAATGGCAAGGCCCGCTGCTGATAACACATTGGGGTTTTAGTGGCCCTGCCGTTCTGAAACTTTCGGCCTGGGGCGCACGCGATCTTGCGGAAAAGGATTACAATTTTATTTGCAAGATCAATTGGGCTCCGCAAATGAATGAGCAGCAGGTCAGGGAATTTTTGATGGGTGAAAAAGCCAAAACGCCGAAACAGCAAATCTCCTCGCACGCAAGGCTGGGCATTCCCGCGCGGTTATGGAAAGCGTTCGTTGCAAAATCAGAGATTCCGGACGAGCTGCGCTGGTCGGATGCGACGAACAAAGCATTGAACCGGCTTACGGAGTTACTGACAAACAGTCAGTTTGACGTAAAAGGAAAGACAACATTTAAGGAAGAGTTCGTGACATGCGGTGGAATTTCCCTGAACGACATTGATCATGAAACACTAGAAAGCAAAGCAGTCCCAGGTTTATATTTCGCAGGAGAAGTGCTTGACATTGATGGCATTACAGGCGGATTCAATTTTCAAAATGCCTGGACAACCGGATACATTGCCGGCAAAAACCTGGCCGGTCACTCAACATTGTCTGCCATAGCATCGAAGTAA
- a CDS encoding saccharopine dehydrogenase family protein, producing MQKILVIGLGKVGSLVGTLLSKKFNVTGVDKTQPAVLLPFPVIPGDISNPEFLEQTLAGFDAVVSCMPYNLNLPIARKACEQGIHYFDLTEDVATTAAIREMAKESRSVLAPQCGLAPGFIGIVGMDLAKRFTKLRDIELRVGALPRYPNGLMGYSFTWSPAGVVNEYINDAEVIHNGVRKMVPSLEGIEMINIEGQEFEAFITSGGLGTMCETLEGKLDTLNYKTIRYPGHCSLMRFMLYELCLKDKRELIEQILTEAKPPVQQDVVYVYAVVEGWKENRLEREEFYRAYHPIEIDGQHWRAISWTTAASIASVVEMVANGGLPSKGFIRQEDILLQDFLQTQNGSFFN from the coding sequence ATGCAAAAAATCCTCGTTATCGGTCTCGGAAAAGTGGGGTCTCTCGTCGGGACCTTATTGAGTAAAAAATTCAATGTTACCGGGGTTGATAAAACCCAACCTGCTGTGCTGCTTCCATTTCCGGTAATCCCCGGCGACATTAGCAATCCGGAATTTCTGGAACAAACGCTTGCCGGGTTTGATGCAGTTGTATCCTGCATGCCTTATAATCTCAACTTACCCATCGCGCGCAAAGCCTGCGAGCAGGGAATACATTATTTCGATCTGACCGAAGACGTTGCCACGACCGCCGCAATACGGGAAATGGCAAAGGAAAGCAGGAGCGTGCTTGCACCGCAATGTGGCCTGGCGCCTGGCTTTATTGGCATAGTAGGAATGGATCTGGCCAAACGTTTTACCAAATTACGCGACATCGAACTGCGCGTAGGTGCTTTGCCACGCTATCCGAATGGCTTGATGGGTTATTCTTTTACATGGTCTCCGGCGGGTGTCGTGAATGAGTATATCAATGATGCCGAAGTGATCCACAATGGCGTCAGGAAGATGGTTCCTTCATTAGAAGGCATTGAAATGATCAATATAGAAGGGCAGGAGTTTGAAGCTTTCATCACCTCCGGAGGTTTAGGGACCATGTGTGAAACATTGGAAGGAAAGCTGGATACGCTGAATTACAAGACGATACGATATCCCGGACATTGCAGTCTGATGCGTTTCATGCTTTACGAACTTTGCTTGAAGGATAAGCGCGAATTGATCGAGCAAATATTGACAGAGGCAAAACCGCCTGTGCAGCAGGATGTTGTTTACGTTTATGCAGTTGTTGAAGGCTGGAAAGAAAACCGGTTGGAAAGGGAAGAGTTTTACCGGGCATACCATCCCATTGAGATCGACGGGCAACATTGGCGCGCTATTTCCTGGACAACTGCCGCCTCCATTGCTTCGGTTGTAGAGATGGTTGCAAATGGCGGATTACCCAGTAAGGGTTTCATTCGTCAGGAAGATATTTTATTGCAAGATTTCCTTCAAACGCAAAATGGTTCGTTTTTTAATTGA
- a CDS encoding penicillin-binding protein 1A encodes MLEFQPGKYRRTIIRLWRTIGIGLGLFILYIVAVSFNFFWLFGGMPDLKTLENPKSELASELISEDGKSLGKYFFENRTQIDISQISPNLIDALVATEDARFVNHSGIDPRSLLRVFKGVVSGNSSSGGGSTLTQQVAKNLFNTRSEEFEGLLGKIPLVRIVIAKTKEWILSVILERKYTKQEIMQMYLNTVSFGNNTYGIKVAAKTYFNKEAWDLNVTEAALLVGMLQNPTLFNPLRFPTNAMNRRNTVLAQMTKYDYIPREDFERYKEKPLGIDFNVEGHNTGLAPYFRESMRGYLKSWVKMYNEEHDMNYDLYTSGLRIYTTIDSRMQRYQEDALTEHMKGQQKLFDEHWKGRNPWSFDNGKEIPGFLTTAARRSPHFISLKRDLGEEEAWKIMRKPYKMKVFSWNGEKEVMMSPIDSIAYYKRFLRAGMMSMDPRNGHVKAWVGGINFKYFKYDHVKQGSRQPGSTFKPFVYVSALDKNFLTPCDHVTDAPIYFGPSDGVPGGWSPKNSNNKYSYQSLSLRQALGKSVNTVSAYLIKMVKAKTVAEYAHKLGITSKLQEVPSLCLGISDVSVFEMVGAYSAFANGGHRTEPMTILRIEDRYGNVLQEFFQKQNQEISENMAYNMLYLMRGAVEDPGGTAGRLRQYGVTEGNEIAAKTGTTSNYSDGWFMGMTQHLVSGIWVGGEDRSIHFRTIAYGQGGRIAMPAWGMFMQKVYKDPTLVQYRKEPFKKPENYVRECGGVSTDSTDTYVPPSRSDDEGVLF; translated from the coding sequence ATGCTTGAATTCCAACCCGGAAAGTATCGCCGCACCATAATCCGTCTCTGGCGGACTATCGGAATTGGACTGGGTCTGTTTATACTTTACATTGTTGCCGTCAGCTTTAACTTTTTCTGGTTATTCGGCGGAATGCCCGATTTGAAAACACTTGAAAACCCAAAAAGTGAACTTGCATCCGAGCTGATCAGCGAAGATGGGAAGTCACTGGGTAAGTATTTCTTCGAAAACAGAACGCAGATTGATATTTCGCAGATTTCTCCCAATCTGATCGACGCGTTGGTTGCTACAGAGGATGCGCGTTTTGTGAACCATTCGGGGATAGATCCAAGAAGTTTGTTGCGGGTTTTCAAGGGTGTTGTTTCCGGAAATTCGAGCTCAGGCGGGGGAAGTACGCTCACGCAGCAGGTTGCCAAAAACTTGTTCAATACACGTTCAGAGGAATTTGAAGGCCTTTTAGGTAAAATACCCTTGGTAAGGATTGTGATTGCAAAGACCAAAGAGTGGATCCTGTCGGTGATCCTGGAAAGGAAGTATACCAAACAGGAGATCATGCAAATGTATCTCAACACAGTTTCCTTTGGTAATAACACCTACGGCATCAAGGTTGCTGCGAAGACATATTTCAATAAAGAGGCATGGGATCTGAATGTGACAGAAGCTGCATTGCTGGTTGGAATGCTGCAAAATCCGACGCTCTTCAACCCATTGCGCTTCCCTACCAATGCTATGAACCGCCGAAATACGGTTTTGGCGCAAATGACCAAATACGATTACATCCCGAGAGAAGATTTTGAGAGATATAAGGAAAAGCCCCTGGGCATCGATTTTAATGTAGAAGGCCATAATACAGGGTTAGCGCCTTATTTCCGGGAATCCATGCGGGGTTATCTGAAAAGCTGGGTGAAGATGTATAATGAGGAGCATGATATGAATTATGATCTGTATACCAGCGGTTTGCGCATTTATACGACCATTGATTCAAGAATGCAGCGTTACCAGGAGGACGCATTGACCGAGCATATGAAAGGGCAGCAAAAGCTCTTTGACGAACACTGGAAAGGTCGTAACCCCTGGTCATTTGATAACGGAAAAGAAATTCCGGGTTTCTTGACAACAGCCGCTCGGAGATCACCACATTTCATCTCATTAAAGCGTGATCTAGGCGAGGAAGAAGCGTGGAAAATAATGCGTAAGCCTTATAAAATGAAGGTTTTCTCATGGAATGGGGAAAAGGAAGTGATGATGAGCCCGATTGATTCCATCGCATATTACAAGCGGTTTTTAAGAGCTGGTATGATGTCAATGGATCCAAGAAACGGCCATGTTAAGGCTTGGGTAGGCGGCATCAATTTTAAGTATTTCAAATATGATCACGTTAAGCAGGGATCGCGGCAGCCGGGTTCTACATTCAAGCCTTTTGTATACGTTTCGGCATTGGACAAAAACTTCCTGACGCCTTGTGATCACGTAACGGATGCCCCGATTTATTTTGGTCCTTCCGACGGTGTGCCCGGCGGTTGGTCTCCTAAAAACTCCAACAATAAATACTCTTACCAGTCACTTTCACTGCGTCAGGCATTGGGTAAGTCTGTGAATACGGTCAGTGCTTATCTGATAAAAATGGTGAAGGCCAAAACCGTGGCTGAGTATGCGCATAAGCTGGGCATTACTAGCAAGTTGCAGGAAGTTCCTTCGCTTTGTCTTGGGATCAGTGATGTATCGGTTTTTGAAATGGTAGGCGCTTACAGTGCATTCGCCAACGGCGGCCACAGGACTGAGCCTATGACCATTCTCCGCATTGAGGACCGTTATGGCAATGTTTTGCAGGAATTTTTCCAAAAGCAAAATCAGGAAATCAGTGAGAATATGGCTTATAATATGCTGTATCTGATGCGTGGAGCCGTGGAAGATCCGGGTGGAACGGCTGGAAGGCTGAGACAATATGGCGTAACCGAAGGCAACGAGATCGCGGCTAAAACCGGAACAACTTCCAATTATTCGGACGGCTGGTTCATGGGCATGACACAACATTTGGTATCCGGAATCTGGGTAGGAGGAGAGGATCGCAGCATTCACTTCCGGACCATTGCTTACGGACAAGGTGGCCGCATTGCGATGCCGGCCTGGGGAATGTTTATGCAAAAGGTTTACAAAGATCCGACGCTGGTTCAATACAGAAAAGAGCCTTTCAAAAAACCTGAAAATTACGTGCGGGAATGCGGCGGCGTGTCCACCGACAGCACCGACACATATGTTCCACCTTCCCGCTCAGACGACGAAGGCGTGTTGTTTTAA
- the uvrC gene encoding excinuclease ABC subunit UvrC: MSEFNYKEELSKIPLDPGVYRYFDETGEVIYVGKAKSLRSRVSSYFLKSNQHDRKTKRLVSQIRRIEYTIVHSEWDALLLENQLIKQLQPKFNILLKDDKTYPFICVTQERFPRVYVTRNLDRTKGTFYGPFASLRTMHTLLDMFRSLYTIRSCQLPLSQANIEAGKFKVCLEYHIGNCKGPCEGLQDEAEYNAEIEQVHNILKGNLSLPQQYFKDKMLKAAEQMEFEKAHSWKTKIESLSNFQSKATVTNPKIGNIDVLTIVSDEEAAYLNFMKIKQGYMVATQTIEVKKKLDESDAEILALMIVEMRSKFGAEAKELISNIKPDLEMRLELTVPQIGDKKKLLDMSMKNVMYFRRDKAERREVEASATSSKKDRILIRLKADLQLKTLPRHIECFDNSNIQGTNPVAAMVCFKDGKPSKKDYRHFNIKTVIGPNDFASMNEVVGRRYLRLIAEEQPLPDLIVVDGGKGQLGAACDALKNLGIYGQVPIIGIAKRLEEIYFPEDSLPLYIDKKSESLKLIQQIRDEAHRFGITFHRDKRSKASLISELDGVDGVGKVTAAKLLKFFGSVRGIRESSLEQLAGLVGLDRAKKVRAYFDAMADNVE, translated from the coding sequence ATGTCTGAATTCAATTATAAAGAAGAACTTTCAAAAATTCCGCTTGATCCAGGTGTATATCGCTATTTTGATGAAACCGGGGAAGTAATATATGTGGGTAAGGCAAAAAGCCTCAGAAGCCGGGTTTCGAGCTATTTCCTGAAATCCAATCAGCACGACCGTAAAACCAAACGGCTCGTAAGTCAGATCCGCCGCATTGAATACACGATCGTTCACAGTGAATGGGATGCATTATTGCTTGAAAATCAGCTTATCAAGCAGTTACAGCCGAAATTTAACATTCTCCTCAAAGACGATAAAACATACCCTTTCATATGCGTCACGCAGGAGCGCTTTCCGCGTGTGTACGTGACGCGCAACCTGGACAGAACCAAGGGCACTTTTTACGGGCCTTTTGCCAGTTTGCGGACCATGCACACGCTGCTTGATATGTTCAGATCGCTTTACACGATCCGTTCGTGCCAGTTGCCGCTTTCGCAGGCGAACATTGAAGCTGGGAAATTTAAAGTTTGTCTAGAATACCACATTGGCAACTGCAAAGGCCCGTGCGAAGGGTTGCAGGACGAAGCCGAGTACAATGCGGAAATCGAACAGGTCCATAATATCCTGAAAGGCAATTTATCGCTGCCGCAACAATATTTTAAAGACAAAATGTTGAAAGCTGCCGAGCAAATGGAATTTGAAAAAGCACATTCCTGGAAAACGAAAATCGAAAGCCTTTCTAATTTCCAAAGCAAAGCCACTGTTACGAATCCGAAAATCGGGAACATTGATGTGCTGACCATTGTGTCCGATGAAGAAGCTGCGTATCTCAATTTTATGAAAATAAAACAGGGATATATGGTTGCTACACAGACCATTGAGGTGAAAAAAAAGCTTGATGAAAGCGATGCGGAGATCCTCGCATTAATGATCGTCGAAATGCGTTCCAAGTTTGGGGCCGAAGCCAAAGAGCTGATCTCGAACATTAAGCCCGATCTGGAAATGCGCCTGGAACTGACTGTCCCTCAGATAGGTGATAAAAAGAAGCTGCTCGATATGTCCATGAAGAATGTGATGTATTTCCGCCGTGATAAGGCCGAGCGCAGGGAAGTCGAAGCATCTGCGACTTCGTCCAAAAAAGACAGGATTCTGATCCGTTTAAAGGCAGATTTGCAACTAAAAACGCTCCCTAGACACATTGAATGCTTCGATAACTCCAACATTCAGGGCACGAACCCGGTTGCTGCCATGGTTTGTTTTAAGGACGGAAAGCCTTCTAAAAAGGACTACCGGCATTTCAACATTAAAACCGTTATCGGCCCCAATGACTTTGCGTCCATGAACGAGGTGGTAGGAAGGCGTTATCTCAGGCTGATTGCAGAAGAGCAGCCGCTCCCGGACTTAATAGTGGTGGATGGTGGAAAAGGTCAGCTTGGCGCTGCCTGTGATGCATTGAAAAACCTGGGTATATATGGCCAGGTGCCCATTATCGGCATTGCTAAAAGGTTGGAAGAAATCTACTTTCCGGAAGATTCCCTGCCGCTTTACATTGATAAAAAGTCTGAATCATTGAAGCTCATTCAGCAGATCCGCGATGAAGCGCACCGGTTCGGGATCACGTTTCACAGGGATAAGAGAAGCAAAGCCAGCCTGATCAGTGAACTGGACGGTGTGGACGGCGTAGGTAAGGTGACGGCTGCGAAATTGCTGAAATTCTTCGGGTCTGTTCGTGGTATCCGTGAAAGTTCATTGGAGCAGTTGGCGGGGCTCGTAGGGCTTGACCGGGCGAAGAAGGTAAGGGCTTACTTCGATGCTATGGCAGACAATGTTGAGTGA
- a CDS encoding lasso peptide biosynthesis B2 protein, which produces MGRFKHHIAKWNGLSHEGKLIFLKAAVSLVLIKTGLAILPFGTFRKIFHWLCKSEHTGEISQERIDQTVWAVDTASHMLPLELLCLPRALATKYLLRKVPALTLEIGIEVNPAKQFEAHAWVEKNGFVIMGNWPESVLYQRIWVWK; this is translated from the coding sequence TTGGGACGATTTAAGCACCATATTGCCAAATGGAACGGTTTATCGCATGAAGGAAAGCTCATTTTTCTGAAAGCGGCTGTGAGTCTGGTGCTTATCAAAACGGGTCTGGCGATTTTACCCTTTGGCACATTCAGGAAAATATTCCATTGGCTTTGCAAAAGTGAACACACCGGTGAAATATCCCAGGAAAGAATCGATCAGACTGTCTGGGCCGTGGATACTGCTTCTCATATGCTGCCATTAGAATTGCTATGTCTCCCGCGCGCGCTGGCAACCAAATATCTGCTCCGTAAAGTGCCCGCATTAACATTAGAAATAGGCATCGAAGTAAATCCTGCCAAGCAATTTGAGGCGCATGCGTGGGTGGAAAAAAACGGCTTCGTCATTATGGGTAACTGGCCGGAATCAGTTCTTTATCAGCGAATTTGGGTTTGGAAATGA
- the amaB gene encoding L-piperidine-6-carboxylate dehydrogenase has product MENIQTVLDALGIQQLNNGVSTGKVHQAGNGGILEAVSPVDGKRIAQANQADRSDYDFVVQKAVEAFKIWKQIPAPKRGEIVRQMGDQLRKFKTELGTLVSYEMGKSLQEGLGEVQEMIDICDFAVGLSRQLYGLSMHSERPQHRMYEQWHPIGVVGIISAFNFPVAVWSWNAMLAWVCGDVCIWKPSEKTPLTALASQNIIKTVLEENDVPEGVSCILTGGREVGAWLANDPRIALVSATGSTRMGKAVGEAVARRLGKSLLELGGNNAIIITPSADLHVAIPGIVFGAVGTAGQRCTSTRRIIVQAEIYEEVKQRLVKAYAQLRIGNPLDANMHVGPLIDKDAVSQYQLAVEKVIDAGGTFIVEPQVLNGPEFSSGCYVAPCIAEVQNRYAIVQHETFAPILYLIKYNDMEEAIAIQNDVPQGLSSAIFTLNIRESELFLSHAGSDCGIANVNIGTSGAEIGGAFGGEKETGGGRESGSDAWKVYMRRQTNTINYGTALPLAQGIKFEIE; this is encoded by the coding sequence ATGGAAAATATACAAACCGTCCTGGATGCGCTAGGCATTCAGCAGCTTAATAATGGTGTTAGTACAGGCAAGGTTCATCAGGCCGGAAATGGAGGGATTTTGGAAGCCGTTTCGCCGGTTGACGGCAAAAGAATAGCGCAGGCAAACCAGGCTGATCGCTCTGATTATGATTTCGTGGTGCAGAAAGCGGTAGAAGCATTTAAAATTTGGAAACAGATCCCTGCACCAAAACGCGGTGAGATCGTGCGCCAGATGGGTGATCAGCTTCGGAAATTCAAAACGGAGCTTGGTACACTGGTAAGCTATGAAATGGGCAAAAGCTTGCAGGAAGGATTGGGAGAAGTGCAGGAAATGATCGATATCTGCGATTTTGCAGTGGGTCTTTCGCGCCAGCTTTACGGATTAAGCATGCATAGCGAACGCCCGCAACACCGGATGTATGAGCAATGGCATCCGATCGGTGTCGTCGGCATTATATCTGCATTTAATTTTCCGGTTGCCGTCTGGTCGTGGAATGCCATGCTGGCGTGGGTTTGCGGGGATGTTTGTATCTGGAAACCTTCGGAAAAAACGCCGCTAACGGCATTGGCATCACAAAACATTATCAAAACAGTGCTTGAAGAAAACGATGTGCCGGAAGGCGTGTCGTGTATTTTAACGGGCGGCCGCGAAGTAGGAGCATGGCTGGCAAATGATCCGCGGATTGCATTGGTTTCGGCAACGGGAAGCACACGGATGGGGAAGGCTGTGGGTGAAGCTGTGGCTAGGCGGCTGGGTAAAAGCTTGCTTGAACTGGGCGGTAACAATGCCATCATCATCACGCCGTCGGCCGACCTGCACGTTGCTATCCCCGGCATCGTATTCGGGGCAGTAGGAACAGCTGGCCAGCGATGCACATCTACCCGAAGGATCATTGTCCAGGCTGAGATTTATGAAGAGGTGAAGCAGCGGCTGGTCAAAGCATACGCGCAACTGCGCATTGGAAATCCCCTTGATGCCAACATGCACGTCGGTCCATTGATCGATAAGGATGCTGTTTCTCAATATCAGCTTGCCGTAGAAAAAGTGATAGACGCCGGTGGCACTTTTATTGTCGAGCCGCAAGTGCTGAATGGGCCAGAATTTTCGTCTGGATGTTACGTTGCGCCTTGTATTGCGGAGGTTCAAAATAGATATGCAATTGTGCAACATGAGACCTTCGCGCCCATTCTTTATTTGATCAAATACAATGATATGGAAGAAGCCATCGCCATTCAGAATGACGTTCCGCAAGGATTATCATCTGCTATTTTTACGCTAAATATCAGAGAATCAGAGCTGTTCCTTTCTCATGCAGGATCCGATTGCGGGATTGCTAATGTAAACATTGGCACTTCGGGAGCGGAGATTGGCGGGGCATTTGGCGGAGAAAAAGAAACGGGCGGCGGTCGTGAATCGGGTTCGGATGCCTGGAAAGTTTATATGCGCAGGCAGACAAACACGATCAATTACGGAACGGCACTCCCGCTGGCGCAGGGAATAAAGTTTGAGATTGAGTAA